In Paenibacillus xylanilyticus, the genomic window GCTATATGGAAGGGATGGACAACTGGATTCACTGGAGCTGGTGTCCTTACTTGCTGTCGTCGAACAGGGGCTTGAAGACGAATGGGGAACGGGAGCAGGAGCCGCACTTTCCGAGATGGCCGCAGCTTCATTGCCGGAGAGTCCATATCAAACGGTTGATTCGCTGGTGAACTACCTTGAACGGCAATGGCTGCCTGATCAGGAGGAGGATGCGGGATGAGCATTCAATTCCTGTTGGAGCGATTCGCAGAACAAGGCGCTCGTCCCGCATTCATCTGGGAAGATCGGGAGTATAGCTACGCATGGCTGCTCGATCAGATCTTGATGATGGATAAATGGATTGCGGCAGAAGGACTGCGTGGACAGCTCGTAACGTTGGAGGAGGACTATTCTCCCTATGCGGCCGCAGCGTTCATCGCACTTCTTGGGAAGGGATGCATTGTGCTGCCCATGGACCTTCATCTGGTTGAAGCCAAGCGGCAGGAATATATTCAGCTAGCACAGGTACAGTGGCGTCTTGGCATTGAAAATGGCAGGTTATCAATCCGGGATAAGTCTAATGCCAGTTCGCGTCCTGCTTTACTGGCTGCGCTTGAGCAGGAAGGTGTGGGTGGACTCGTGCTCTTCTCATCCGGATCGACAGGTGTGAGCAAGGCCACGGTTCATCGTGCAGATCGGCTCTTACAGCGTTTTCGGCGGCAGGTGCGGCCATTGCGAACGATTCCGTTCATGATGTTTGATCACATTGGCGGGGTGAATACAATGCTGCAATCGCTGTCCAGTGGAGGCTGCTTGTGCATTATTGCCGATCGTTCCCCCGAGGAAGTGTGCCGGACCATTGAGAAGCATCAAGTTCAGGCTCTCCCGGTTTCTCCAACATTCATGAATCTGCTGCTTCTGGGCCGAAATGATGAGGCATACGATCTATCGAGTCTTGAAGTTGTCTCCTACGGGTCAGAGGTCATGCCCGAAACGGTACTGGCTGCCTGGAATCGACGGTTCCCAGGGATACGAACGATACAGGCATATGGAATGTCTGAACTCGGCATTCTGCCAACACGTTCCAAGGAGCCAGGATCGCTGCTGTTTGCCATTCATGATGATCACGTCCAGTTCAGGGTAGTTGAAGGGGAGCTTCAGATCCGGACAGAAACAGCGATGATCGGTTATCTGAACGCCCCGTCACCATTTACGGACGACGGATGGCTGCGCACAGGGGACGAAGCGGTACTGGAGCAGGGGTATATCCGTATCCTGGGGCGCCGCTCCGAGATCATTAATGTAGGCGGGCGTAAGGTGTATCCGGCCGAAGTGGAGAGCATTCTGGAACAGATGGACTGCATCCAGGCAG contains:
- a CDS encoding class I adenylate-forming enzyme family protein — encoded protein: MSIQFLLERFAEQGARPAFIWEDREYSYAWLLDQILMMDKWIAAEGLRGQLVTLEEDYSPYAAAAFIALLGKGCIVLPMDLHLVEAKRQEYIQLAQVQWRLGIENGRLSIRDKSNASSRPALLAALEQEGVGGLVLFSSGSTGVSKATVHRADRLLQRFRRQVRPLRTIPFMMFDHIGGVNTMLQSLSSGGCLCIIADRSPEEVCRTIEKHQVQALPVSPTFMNLLLLGRNDEAYDLSSLEVVSYGSEVMPETVLAAWNRRFPGIRTIQAYGMSELGILPTRSKEPGSLLFAIHDDHVQFRVVEGELQIRTETAMIGYLNAPSPFTDDGWLRTGDEAVLEQGYIRILGRRSEIINVGGRKVYPAEVESILEQMDCIQAAVVTGEPSSITGQKVKATVKLATDCTLAELRRLIWSYCQDKLPPYKIPQKIVITEEGLVSSRMKKVRTPAAADSPMDEVAAAREETSAALESESS